A single genomic interval of Bacillus smithii harbors:
- a CDS encoding response regulator transcription factor, whose protein sequence is MKILIVDDEERIRRLLKMYLEKENFVIDEAADGNTALDKALTTDYDCIILDLMMPGKDGVEVCKELREKKATPVIMLTAKGEEANRVQGFEVGADDYVVKPFSPREVVLRVKALLRRASTTSYLHTNASAKDMIVYPHLVIDNDAHRVTADGKEVNLTPKEYELLYFLAKTPDKVFDREHLLKEVWHYEFFGDLRTVDTHVKRLREKLNKVSEKAAKMIVTVWGVGYKFEVKPE, encoded by the coding sequence ATGAAAATTTTAATTGTCGACGATGAGGAAAGAATTCGGCGACTATTGAAAATGTATTTGGAAAAGGAAAATTTTGTGATAGATGAGGCAGCCGACGGAAATACTGCGTTAGACAAAGCGTTAACCACTGATTATGATTGCATCATTCTTGATCTCATGATGCCCGGTAAAGACGGTGTGGAAGTATGCAAAGAGTTAAGAGAAAAGAAAGCTACTCCTGTCATCATGCTGACGGCTAAAGGCGAAGAAGCAAATCGTGTGCAAGGATTTGAAGTCGGAGCAGATGATTACGTCGTAAAGCCTTTTAGCCCGCGTGAAGTTGTGCTGAGGGTAAAAGCGCTGCTGAGACGTGCTTCTACGACAAGTTATTTGCATACGAACGCTTCTGCTAAGGACATGATCGTGTATCCCCATTTAGTCATTGACAATGATGCCCACCGTGTAACTGCGGACGGAAAAGAAGTAAATTTAACACCGAAAGAATACGAACTTCTGTATTTTCTGGCAAAAACGCCGGATAAAGTGTTTGATCGCGAGCACTTATTAAAGGAAGTTTGGCATTATGAGTTCTTTGGCGATTTGCGTACTGTCGACACTCACGTAAAACGGCTGCGGGAAAAGCTGAACAAAGTGTCTGAAAAAGCCGCTAAGATGATTGTAACCGTTTGGGGAGTAGGCTATAAATTCGAGGTAAAGCCTGAATGA
- the ccsB gene encoding c-type cytochrome biogenesis protein CcsB, with protein MTLAHLSSNLLYTAFILYLVATLFFGGSIRSKNAEMVKEPNRWAKIGILITIVGFIAQVGYFFTRWAAAGHAPVSDLFEFTTFFGMMLVGAFIIIYFIYRLPALGLFALPVAVIIIAYASMFPREISPLIPALQSDWLHIHVTTAAAGEGILSISFIAGLIYLIKVVDQSKASKRTFWLEVIMYGLVAVIGFVAVTTIFRVMDYEAAFQYVNKEGQPAEVVYNLPALIGPHEGDLQTKNVMNPLFYVPAIINAKKLNTVIWSLIAGTILYVLIRVITRKRIAALLQPFVQNISLDLVDEISYRAVLIGFPVFTLGALVFAMIWAQIAWTRFWGWDPKEVWALITWLFYAAFLHLRLSKGWHGERSAWMAVIGFIIIMFNLVAVNLVIAGLHSYA; from the coding sequence GTGACGCTAGCACATTTAAGCAGTAACTTATTATATACCGCTTTTATTCTGTATTTAGTAGCAACGCTTTTTTTTGGCGGATCCATCCGCTCTAAAAACGCTGAAATGGTAAAGGAACCTAATCGCTGGGCGAAAATAGGAATTTTGATCACCATCGTCGGTTTTATCGCTCAAGTCGGATATTTTTTTACTAGATGGGCTGCTGCCGGGCATGCACCGGTGAGTGACTTATTTGAATTTACGACGTTTTTTGGCATGATGTTAGTAGGGGCCTTTATCATTATTTATTTTATTTATCGTTTGCCTGCACTTGGCCTTTTCGCTCTTCCTGTCGCGGTCATTATCATCGCTTATGCGAGCATGTTTCCAAGAGAAATCAGTCCATTAATCCCCGCGTTGCAAAGCGATTGGCTTCATATTCATGTTACGACAGCGGCGGCAGGAGAAGGGATTTTATCCATCAGTTTTATTGCCGGGCTCATTTATTTAATCAAAGTGGTGGATCAATCAAAAGCGAGCAAACGGACTTTTTGGCTGGAAGTCATTATGTACGGACTGGTGGCGGTCATCGGCTTTGTGGCGGTGACAACCATTTTCCGGGTAATGGATTATGAAGCCGCTTTTCAGTATGTCAATAAAGAAGGGCAGCCGGCGGAAGTGGTTTATAATCTGCCTGCTTTGATTGGTCCTCATGAGGGTGATTTGCAAACGAAAAACGTTATGAATCCACTTTTCTACGTTCCGGCTATCATTAATGCCAAAAAACTGAATACGGTGATTTGGTCGTTGATAGCAGGCACCATTCTATACGTGCTGATTCGAGTGATCACTAGAAAACGAATAGCCGCTTTACTGCAGCCTTTTGTCCAAAACATCAGCTTGGACTTAGTAGATGAAATCAGCTACCGCGCTGTTTTAATCGGTTTTCCTGTTTTCACTTTAGGCGCTTTGGTTTTTGCCATGATTTGGGCGCAAATTGCGTGGACAAGGTTTTGGGGATGGGACCCGAAAGAGGTTTGGGCTCTTATTACCTGGCTGTTTTATGCTGCTTTTTTGCATTTGCGTCTTTCCAAAGGCTGGCATGGAGAACGATCCGCATGGATGGCGGTGATCGGATTTATCATTATCATGTTTAACTTAGTGGCGGTCAATCTCGTCATTGCCGGGCTGCATTCTTATGCGTAG